In one window of Brenneria goodwinii DNA:
- the nifT gene encoding putative nitrogen fixation protein NifT produces MANIILRQRADGMHCYIAKKDLEAKVTFLEFDRPDYWGGRIELEGGQAWFVAPLSEKPTLPVTLRAKKYEN; encoded by the coding sequence ATGGCCAACATCATTCTTCGTCAGCGTGCTGACGGCATGCACTGTTACATCGCCAAAAAAGATCTGGAAGCCAAAGTCACGTTCCTGGAATTCGACCGGCCCGACTACTGGGGAGGCCGCATCGAACTGGAAGGGGGACAAGCGTGGTTTGTTGCGCCGTTGAGCGAAAAACCGACTTTGCCCGTCACCTTACGTGCCAAAAAATATGAAAACTAA
- a CDS encoding NifB/NifX family molybdenum-iron cluster-binding protein — MTRDDLLFWRLFALAQLLPEIAPATLINWLETTCDEALTLERLSALSLDELSRHVPVDNSVLTVARWQQIMDCLHGNLPPHLTTQPERKQGQQLQVAFASSNGLTINGHFGQCRLFFIYAWDRQGPFLSGLRRYQPLEGEEGNEGRLRLLTDCHLLFCESIGGPAAARVIRHNIHPIKVPPATTIDEQLQALHGMITEHMPPWLAKRLGKDNPLQQRQFGF, encoded by the coding sequence CTGACTCGGGACGATTTACTCTTCTGGCGGCTATTTGCCCTGGCGCAACTGCTGCCGGAAATTGCACCCGCAACGTTAATCAACTGGCTGGAAACCACCTGCGATGAGGCGTTGACGCTAGAACGCCTGTCCGCACTGTCGCTGGATGAGTTATCCCGCCATGTGCCCGTGGATAATAGCGTACTCACCGTCGCCCGCTGGCAGCAAATCATGGATTGCCTGCACGGTAATCTGCCTCCTCATTTAACTACACAGCCCGAGCGCAAACAGGGGCAACAGCTACAGGTGGCGTTCGCCTCCAGCAACGGTCTGACGATTAACGGCCACTTTGGTCAATGCCGTCTGTTCTTTATTTACGCCTGGGATCGGCAAGGACCGTTCCTCAGCGGATTACGGCGCTATCAGCCGCTGGAAGGAGAGGAGGGAAATGAAGGGCGGCTGCGCCTGCTGACCGACTGTCACCTGCTGTTTTGCGAGTCGATTGGCGGGCCTGCGGCAGCCAGGGTGATCCGGCATAACATCCACCCGATCAAAGTTCCCCCGGCGACCACCATTGACGAGCAGCTACAGGCGCTGCATGGCATGATTACCGAACATATGCCGCCCTGGCTGGCGAAGCGGCTGGG